Proteins encoded together in one Telopea speciosissima isolate NSW1024214 ecotype Mountain lineage chromosome 6, Tspe_v1, whole genome shotgun sequence window:
- the LOC122665592 gene encoding uncharacterized protein LOC122665592 produces MHIWQDKSSGNWWFVTEDKIQVGYWANEIMYAMGNGAGILRYGGFAIGTAEGPSPPMGNGHFAGHEYREIAYFARIKYVDDSRTPKDIFGDMGEALADATECYTIQYWGNQGSYMGQTFTYGGPGGNDCGD; encoded by the coding sequence ATGCATATATGGCAGGACAAATCCAGTGGTAACTGGTGGTTCGTAACTGAGGACAAAATACAAGTGGGATACTGGGCAAATGAGATTATGTATGCAATGGGCAATGGTGCTGGTATACTTAGGTATGGTGGATTTGCAATAGGTACCGCAGAAGGACCTTCACCACCAATGGGAAATGGACATTTTGCTGGTCATGAATATCGTGAGATAGCTTACTTTGCAAGAATCAAGTATGTGGATGATTCTCGGACACCAAAGGATATTTTTGGAGATATGGGCGAGGCACTTGCTGATGCAACTGAGTGTTACACTATACAATACTGGGGGAATCAAGGTTCTTATATGGGACAAACCTTCACCTATGGGGGTCCCGGGGGTAATGATTGTGGTGATTAA